The following are encoded together in the Sparus aurata chromosome 1, fSpaAur1.1, whole genome shotgun sequence genome:
- the LOC115588352 gene encoding uncharacterized protein LOC115588352 gives MSLTAAVSGFVVFLLSVSVIQGQDDWGVTYSSTEICALKGSTVDMSCTYTYPSTVKRVENRFWFTKESNGVYTDLRTDPQYSGRVQYICVNNNCTLRITDLRESDSAEYKFRFIIEQEGGKYSGLPGVTLSVTEPLKLQVHRQHSNTYLSCVSSCDDQTSFIWFKNGEKVPENNRYYYPDVVGHADEYTCAVKGYEKFPSPPVYAPKLHVAKG, from the exons atgagtttaactgcagcagtgagtggatttgtcgtcttccttctctctgtgtcag tgatacagggtcaggatgactggggagtgacttacagctctactgagatctgtgccttaaaaggatcaacagtggacatgagctgcacctacacatacccaTCCACTGTAAAGAGAGTTGAGAACAGATTCTGGTTCACAAAAGAGAGTAATGGTGTTTATACGGATTTAAGAACAGACCCACAGTATTCAGGTCGTGTGCAGTATATCTGTGTTAACAACaactgcactctgagaatcactgacctgagagagagcgactcagctgagtacaagttcagatTCATTATAGAACAAGAAGGTGGGAAATATTCTGGTttacctggagtcactttgtcagtcacag AGCCTCTCAAGCTGCAGGTGCATCGACAACATTCAAATACTTACCTGTCGTGTGTCAGCAGTTGTGATGATCAAACTTCCTTCATCTGGTTCAAGAATGGAGAGAAAGTACCTGAAAATAACAGGTATTACTATCCAGATGTCGTTGGTCACGCAGACGAGTACACCTGTGCTGTCAAAGGTTATGAGAAGTTCCcgtctcctccagtgt atgctccaaagcttc